The Cohnella abietis genome has a segment encoding these proteins:
- a CDS encoding DEAD/DEAH box helicase — protein sequence MHVDRGAFEELERRVERNGPWDDWSLYQLSYEAEEASLVSDFHALQCLTLLPHFDPLPHQVDTARRVLHEMRGRAILADEVGLGKTIEAGLILKEYLIRGLVKKVLILVPASLVLQWVRELNSKFDIPAVAQKKAYTWNNDIVVASMDTAKRDPHRAMLLDNEFDLLIVDEAHKLKNKKTGNYQFINELRKKYCLLLTATPVQNDMSELYNLVTLLKPGQLGGEGDFATNFVADRRVPKNEAQLHEAIGQVMIRNRRSDGGVEFTKRIVTNVPLRLSSEEMALYEGVNEYVRKNASSEGGDLTSMLSLVTLQREVCSSRDAVFLTLINLDKKMAEDSPLRPRILQLVELIRNIKANTKAEKTMELIRSIDDKVIIFTEYRATQDYLIRFFKEHDLYAVPYRGGMNRGKKDWMMDLFRRRAQIMVATEAGGEGINLQFCHNVINFDLPWNPMRVEQRIGRVHRLGQTEDVKIFNLCTLGTIEEHIVHLLHEKINMFELVIGELDEIIQQLEKVESLESRLAQIVLESTDSEELRKRIDGLGDTLLATKNQVQQENPS from the coding sequence ATGCATGTAGATCGTGGAGCATTCGAAGAGCTGGAACGCCGTGTGGAGCGCAATGGTCCTTGGGATGACTGGTCCTTATATCAGCTCTCTTATGAAGCAGAGGAAGCTTCTCTTGTTTCTGATTTCCATGCCCTGCAATGCCTAACCCTATTGCCGCATTTTGATCCGTTGCCTCATCAAGTAGATACCGCTCGCAGAGTTCTTCATGAGATGAGAGGACGCGCCATTCTTGCTGACGAGGTTGGTCTAGGAAAGACAATTGAAGCTGGCCTTATTCTGAAGGAATATCTTATCCGTGGCTTGGTCAAAAAAGTGCTCATCCTCGTTCCCGCTTCTCTCGTTCTGCAATGGGTTCGAGAGCTTAATAGCAAATTTGACATTCCAGCCGTCGCACAGAAAAAAGCCTACACCTGGAACAACGATATAGTTGTCGCTTCAATGGACACCGCCAAACGTGATCCGCACCGCGCAATGCTGCTTGATAACGAATTCGACCTACTGATTGTAGATGAGGCTCACAAGCTTAAGAATAAGAAGACAGGTAACTATCAGTTCATTAATGAGCTACGCAAAAAATACTGTCTCCTGCTGACCGCTACCCCCGTTCAGAACGACATGTCAGAGCTTTATAACTTGGTTACTTTGCTTAAGCCAGGTCAGCTAGGTGGCGAAGGCGATTTCGCAACTAATTTTGTCGCGGATCGCAGAGTTCCTAAAAATGAAGCCCAGCTTCACGAAGCCATTGGCCAAGTTATGATCCGCAATCGCCGCAGTGATGGTGGCGTTGAGTTCACGAAGCGTATCGTTACGAATGTTCCTCTTCGCCTTTCCTCTGAGGAAATGGCCCTATACGAAGGGGTTAACGAGTATGTCCGCAAGAATGCGTCCTCAGAAGGCGGGGACCTGACTAGTATGCTGTCTCTCGTTACGCTACAGCGTGAAGTCTGCTCTAGCCGAGATGCCGTCTTCCTTACCCTCATTAACTTAGACAAAAAAATGGCTGAGGACTCTCCACTCCGGCCTCGAATATTGCAGCTAGTAGAACTCATTCGCAATATTAAAGCGAATACGAAAGCAGAAAAAACAATGGAGCTCATACGCAGCATCGACGATAAAGTTATTATTTTCACCGAATATCGCGCAACGCAGGATTACTTAATCCGATTTTTCAAAGAGCATGATCTGTATGCTGTCCCTTATCGTGGGGGAATGAATAGAGGCAAAAAGGATTGGATGATGGACCTCTTCCGCAGACGTGCACAGATTATGGTCGCAACTGAAGCCGGCGGTGAAGGAATCAATCTGCAATTTTGCCACAATGTTATCAATTTCGATCTTCCATGGAACCCCATGAGGGTGGAGCAAAGAATCGGTCGAGTTCATCGTTTAGGTCAGACAGAGGATGTGAAAATCTTTAATCTATGCACCCTCGGAACGATTGAAGAGCATATCGTGCATCTGCTTCATGAGAAAATCAACATGTTTGAGCTAGTTATCGGCGAGCTGGATGAGATTATTCAACAGCTGGAGAAGGTCGAATCCTTAGAGAGTAGATTGGCCCAGATCGTTCTGGAATCAACGGATAGTGAGGAACTACGCAAACGGATTGATGGACTTGGAGATACATTACTAGCTACGAAAAATCAGGTGCAACAGGAGAATCCATCATGA
- a CDS encoding adenosylcobalamin-dependent ribonucleoside-diphosphate reductase, which translates to MKTTRTRPLEGLSEKIFLDRYAWKNADTNEAKVGDVVLVLTKDDPKFPTKDVGEIVQRDGNKVTVKLRNGELVQSTVEKLTLTIEKTPKEMWARLASAVSSVEQSDVKKKEWADKFRWLLDDWKLVPGGRIAAGAGASEELTLFNCYVIPSPHDSRGGIMQTLTEMTEIMARGGGVGINLSSLRPRRAIVKGVNGSSSGAVSWGGLFSYTTGLIEQGGSRRGALMLMINDWHPDVEDFITVKQTMGQVTNANLSVCVSNAFMKAVKEDADWELVFPDSSDSEYDALWDGDLDKWKKLGKNVIHYRTVRAHDVWQSIIEGAWKSAEPGVVFMEYYNQMSNSWYFNPIICTNPCGEQGLPAWGVCNLSAINLSKFYDEETHDVAWDELSRVVHYSTRFLDNVIDTTPYHFPENEKNQKNERRIGLGTMGLAELMIRLEIRYGSPESMTFLDKLYGFLAREAYLASTEIAAEKGSFPAFDSELFLQSGFMKNMVEEFPEVGEAISNRGMRNVTVITQAPTGSTGTMVGTSTGIEPYFAFEYFRQSRLGYDKQYVPIAQEWQDTHPGQELPEWFVTAMDLSAKDHIRAQAAIQRWVDSSISKTANCPADFTIEETAELYEMAFELGCKGVTIYRDGSRDVQVLSTAKDEKKAEAVAVAVDLKIEETPVETQTVSLNVTVASDQKPLFDKYKSRPKVLRGATYKYNTPFGMAYITVNDIDESPGEIFLNVGKAGSDVFAMAEALGRVCSLFLRYGDHGNKINLLIKHLKGIGGSGAVGFGPNRVESIADAVAQALETHSGTLNNEQAAAHEAPVVETSHTALAEKLNDVFTSKDFCPSCGSASLLYVEGCKTCQNCGYSKCL; encoded by the coding sequence TTGAAGACAACACGGACGAGACCATTAGAGGGCTTGAGTGAGAAAATATTTCTGGACCGTTATGCTTGGAAAAACGCGGATACGAACGAAGCTAAAGTCGGTGATGTTGTCCTTGTTCTTACGAAGGATGATCCTAAATTTCCGACCAAGGATGTTGGAGAAATCGTTCAGCGTGATGGGAACAAAGTAACTGTAAAGCTCCGTAACGGTGAGTTAGTGCAATCTACAGTGGAGAAGCTGACTTTAACGATAGAGAAAACACCGAAGGAAATGTGGGCGCGGCTCGCTAGTGCAGTATCATCCGTGGAGCAATCAGATGTGAAGAAAAAGGAATGGGCTGATAAATTCCGTTGGCTATTAGACGATTGGAAGCTTGTACCGGGCGGGCGTATAGCTGCGGGCGCAGGAGCTAGCGAAGAGCTGACGTTATTTAATTGTTATGTTATCCCGTCTCCTCATGATAGCCGTGGCGGTATCATGCAGACATTAACTGAAATGACAGAAATAATGGCGCGTGGCGGTGGAGTAGGTATTAACCTGTCCTCCTTGCGTCCTCGACGTGCGATCGTCAAAGGTGTAAATGGTTCATCCAGTGGCGCGGTTTCTTGGGGCGGGTTGTTTAGCTATACGACAGGCTTGATTGAACAAGGAGGAAGTCGTCGCGGAGCATTAATGCTTATGATTAACGATTGGCATCCGGATGTTGAGGATTTCATCACGGTTAAACAGACGATGGGGCAGGTCACGAATGCTAATCTGTCTGTTTGCGTTAGTAATGCCTTCATGAAGGCGGTCAAAGAGGATGCAGATTGGGAGCTTGTTTTCCCAGATTCCAGTGATTCCGAGTACGATGCTTTGTGGGATGGCGACTTGGATAAGTGGAAAAAGCTCGGCAAAAACGTGATCCACTATCGTACGGTTCGTGCTCATGATGTTTGGCAAAGCATTATCGAGGGCGCTTGGAAGTCTGCTGAGCCTGGTGTTGTGTTCATGGAGTATTACAACCAAATGTCCAATAGCTGGTACTTCAACCCCATTATTTGTACAAATCCTTGCGGTGAGCAAGGACTGCCAGCATGGGGAGTATGTAATCTGTCTGCGATTAATTTGTCCAAGTTCTATGATGAGGAAACACATGATGTAGCATGGGATGAATTGTCTCGCGTTGTTCATTATTCTACACGTTTCTTAGATAACGTTATTGATACTACTCCCTATCATTTTCCGGAAAATGAGAAGAACCAGAAGAACGAGCGGCGGATAGGCTTAGGTACGATGGGGCTTGCTGAATTGATGATTCGTCTTGAAATACGTTACGGCAGCCCGGAAAGTATGACTTTCCTAGACAAGCTGTATGGCTTCCTAGCGCGAGAGGCCTATCTCGCATCGACTGAAATTGCGGCAGAGAAGGGATCATTCCCTGCGTTTGATTCAGAGCTGTTCTTGCAAAGTGGTTTTATGAAAAATATGGTCGAAGAGTTTCCCGAAGTAGGAGAAGCAATCTCTAATCGAGGCATGCGTAATGTTACCGTGATTACTCAAGCGCCTACTGGCTCTACGGGAACAATGGTAGGCACTTCTACGGGCATCGAGCCTTATTTCGCCTTTGAATATTTCCGTCAAAGCCGTTTGGGCTATGACAAGCAATATGTGCCGATTGCTCAGGAATGGCAAGACACTCATCCGGGTCAAGAGCTTCCAGAGTGGTTCGTCACGGCGATGGATTTATCTGCTAAGGATCACATTCGTGCGCAAGCGGCTATTCAGCGCTGGGTAGATAGCTCGATTTCCAAGACGGCCAATTGTCCTGCAGACTTCACGATTGAAGAGACAGCGGAGCTATATGAGATGGCGTTCGAGCTTGGCTGTAAGGGTGTAACGATTTATCGTGACGGTAGTCGCGATGTTCAGGTTCTTAGCACAGCTAAGGATGAGAAGAAGGCGGAGGCTGTTGCAGTAGCGGTTGATTTGAAAATAGAAGAAACTCCGGTGGAAACACAGACTGTCTCACTGAATGTCACTGTAGCTTCTGATCAGAAGCCGCTGTTTGACAAGTATAAGAGCCGCCCTAAAGTATTGCGTGGCGCAACTTACAAGTACAATACGCCATTCGGGATGGCTTATATAACGGTTAACGACATCGACGAATCGCCAGGAGAAATCTTCTTGAACGTCGGTAAAGCAGGCTCCGACGTTTTCGCCATGGCGGAAGCGCTCGGTCGGGTATGCTCGCTGTTCCTTCGCTATGGCGATCACGGCAACAAAATTAACCTTCTCATTAAGCATCTCAAGGGCATCGGCGGCTCCGGCGCAGTCGGCTTCGGCCCTAATCGAGTAGAATCCATCGCCGACGCAGTCGCTCAAGCGCTGGAAACTCACTCAGGAACATTAAATAACGAGCAAGCGGCAGCTCATGAAGCTCCGGTAGTGGAAACAAGCCATACTGCTCTCGCGGAGAAGCTCAATGATGTGTTCACATCTAAGGATTTCTGCCCATCCTGCGGCTCAGCATCCCTGCTGTATGTCGAGGGTTGTAAAACTTGCCAGAATTGCGGGTATAGCAAGTGTTTGTGA
- a CDS encoding ATP-dependent nuclease, whose amino-acid sequence MYISKIALENFRNFKSKEIEFNDGVNVIIGHNNAGKTNLIKALGLVLDSQGTKRLDIDDFNKNISLRELKVEPPKIKITITIKQSIDEDLNSDDLATVGDWLVRLEEPYEAALTYEFFLPEKEKENYLATIITTTDVEMAWKIIKHDYIRLYVYKIWGGNTTTQTVADNESLQKFDFQFLNAIRDVERDMLSGKNTLLKSVLDFFMDYEIKSDVDMLEDDKKAEIKKRKQDFNGNTVQLLMELQNRMKEGKNKILAYASDTGASFNKATPNFEGNISDVEMFSAFKLILEYESGIKIPATHNGLGYNNLIFMSLLLAKMQVNADGKYLGSNAKVFPILAIEEPEAHLHPSMQHQFLKFLKKNKTQKKVRQIFVTTHSTHISSSVSLDEMICLHNEAGETTVGYPGKVFPSDGKSKKYVQRFLDATKSDMLFAQKVILVEGLAEQLLLSIFAKYEGVSLEENHIAVINVGGRFFDHFLHLFDNANPNTLNKKIVCLTDRDPERKLTAGGSFKKCYPFEYNQDKIKYKYQNNSISNKYPITNTASNIVVFSQDVNYGKTFEYDLILYNPTLDVLVTESMSNQVEIKELMSYFNNKNQISEYIEKLRDSEENTRIGNSITENTSFSKDQKYRAIIASRYLNSVGKGENALELAYVLEENLNQVGTSEYKEFIVPNYIKEAITWICQ is encoded by the coding sequence ATGTATATATCGAAAATTGCATTAGAAAATTTCCGTAATTTTAAGAGCAAAGAGATAGAATTTAATGATGGTGTAAATGTCATTATCGGTCACAATAATGCAGGAAAAACAAATTTAATAAAAGCATTGGGTTTGGTACTTGATTCGCAAGGAACCAAAAGATTAGATATTGATGATTTCAATAAAAATATATCTTTGAGAGAACTAAAAGTGGAACCTCCTAAAATTAAAATTACTATTACAATCAAACAAAGCATTGATGAAGATCTAAATTCAGATGATTTGGCAACAGTTGGGGATTGGCTTGTTAGATTAGAGGAGCCGTATGAAGCAGCATTGACATACGAATTTTTTCTTCCCGAAAAAGAGAAAGAGAATTATTTAGCAACAATTATAACGACAACGGATGTAGAAATGGCATGGAAAATAATAAAACATGATTACATTAGACTTTATGTTTATAAGATATGGGGTGGAAATACTACTACTCAAACAGTTGCTGATAACGAATCATTGCAGAAATTCGACTTTCAATTTTTAAATGCGATTCGTGATGTTGAGAGAGATATGCTTAGTGGAAAAAACACATTGCTAAAAAGTGTTCTAGATTTTTTTATGGATTATGAAATAAAATCTGATGTTGATATGTTGGAAGATGATAAGAAGGCGGAAATTAAGAAGAGAAAGCAAGATTTTAATGGTAATACAGTTCAATTACTTATGGAACTTCAGAATAGAATGAAGGAAGGAAAAAATAAAATACTAGCATATGCAAGTGACACTGGAGCTTCCTTTAACAAGGCTACACCTAACTTTGAAGGAAATATATCTGATGTCGAGATGTTCTCTGCTTTTAAATTAATTCTAGAGTATGAATCCGGGATTAAGATACCAGCAACACATAACGGCCTGGGATATAACAACTTAATATTTATGTCATTACTCTTAGCGAAAATGCAAGTAAATGCAGATGGCAAGTATTTAGGCAGTAATGCTAAAGTATTTCCTATCTTAGCTATCGAAGAACCAGAAGCGCACTTGCACCCTTCAATGCAACATCAATTTTTGAAATTTTTAAAAAAGAATAAGACGCAAAAGAAGGTAAGACAAATTTTTGTGACTACTCATTCAACACATATTTCATCTTCAGTATCATTGGATGAGATGATTTGCTTGCACAATGAAGCAGGAGAAACAACAGTAGGCTATCCCGGAAAAGTATTTCCTTCAGACGGAAAAAGTAAAAAGTATGTTCAACGATTTTTAGATGCAACTAAATCAGATATGCTTTTTGCACAAAAAGTAATTTTAGTGGAGGGTCTTGCAGAACAATTACTTCTTTCAATATTCGCAAAATATGAAGGTGTCTCATTAGAAGAAAATCACATCGCAGTAATAAATGTTGGTGGTAGATTTTTCGATCATTTTTTACATTTATTTGACAATGCAAATCCAAATACACTAAATAAGAAAATCGTCTGTCTGACGGATAGAGATCCAGAGAGAAAACTAACTGCCGGGGGCAGTTTCAAAAAATGTTATCCGTTTGAATATAATCAAGACAAAATTAAATATAAATATCAAAATAATTCAATATCTAATAAGTATCCTATCACGAATACAGCTTCAAATATTGTCGTGTTTAGTCAAGATGTGAATTATGGTAAGACTTTTGAGTATGATTTGATTTTGTATAATCCTACTCTTGATGTATTGGTAACAGAATCCATGAGTAATCAAGTGGAAATTAAAGAACTGATGTCATACTTTAATAATAAAAATCAGATTAGTGAATATATTGAAAAACTAAGAGACAGCGAGGAAAATACAAGAATTGGTAATAGCATAACTGAAAACACTTCATTTTCAAAAGATCAGAAGTATAGGGCGATAATAGCATCTCGATATCTAAATTCAGTCGGAAAAGGGGAGAATGCATTGGAATTAGCCTATGTTCTTGAAGAAAATCTAAATCAAGTTGGGACATCAGAGTACAAAGAGTTCATTGTCCCTAATTACATCAAAGAAGCCATCACGTGGATATGCCAATGA
- a CDS encoding UvrD-helicase domain-containing protein encodes MPMNSINSDTLISTEQHFRVSAGPGAGKTHWLIEHIKNVLHHSTRLGKTRKVVCITYTNIAVETILDRLGTTAAQVEVATIHSFLYKHIVKPYASFLVADYNLNLAAMDGHDETILSNYSFLKEWKDRTKQQRITDDKLIVDAFKAAKWKFDSSDNLIIKTDYPRKVGVYSIKNDSYFEYKRMTWEKGIIHHDDVLFFSYQLVKMHPFILKVLQSKFPYFFVDEFQDTNPIQVAILELIGVRETIVGIIGDRAQSIYGFQGAEPSQFHSFTLDEIVDYVMEDNRRSTNQIIDILNTVRLDIKQNKYKNEEGDKPTIIVGEMLASLKKAKEMSNNEPVNSLSRINITSNVMKKEISGTIFNDKLIEELTAKDTPTSSNKYRSKVVAACLKATEFAREGKYKYAIKELEQISKDEHDKHKRRKVALSHICLLLSKYNEFKDQSLFDFYSVVKSNIKADISKLANGAAKTFYEGHSYQELALCVKIDEDISRHKTIHKSKGDEFNNVLVVLRDESDIEFLLSPNLNDKEEQRINYVAISRAIKRLYINIPTLSEDNMTKLKLMFGIVTV; translated from the coding sequence ATGCCAATGAATTCTATAAATTCAGACACGCTGATTTCTACTGAACAACATTTTCGTGTATCAGCTGGACCAGGCGCTGGTAAAACACACTGGTTAATAGAACATATCAAAAATGTGCTCCATCATTCAACTAGATTAGGAAAGACAAGGAAAGTTGTTTGTATTACATATACAAATATTGCAGTTGAAACAATTTTAGACCGATTAGGAACAACAGCAGCCCAAGTTGAAGTAGCAACAATTCATAGCTTTTTATATAAGCATATTGTAAAACCCTATGCCTCATTTCTTGTCGCTGATTATAACTTGAATCTAGCTGCTATGGATGGTCATGACGAAACTATTTTATCAAATTATTCTTTTTTGAAAGAATGGAAAGATAGGACTAAGCAACAACGGATTACGGATGACAAATTAATAGTTGATGCCTTTAAAGCTGCAAAGTGGAAATTTGATTCATCAGATAACTTAATTATAAAGACTGACTATCCACGTAAAGTTGGAGTATATTCCATTAAGAATGACTCGTACTTTGAATACAAGAGAATGACTTGGGAAAAAGGAATAATTCATCATGATGATGTGCTCTTTTTTAGTTATCAACTAGTAAAGATGCATCCGTTTATATTAAAAGTATTGCAATCCAAGTTTCCATACTTTTTTGTGGATGAATTTCAAGACACAAATCCAATACAAGTCGCAATATTGGAATTAATAGGAGTGAGAGAAACAATAGTCGGGATTATTGGAGATAGAGCACAATCTATATATGGCTTTCAAGGTGCTGAACCTTCACAGTTTCATTCATTTACATTGGATGAAATAGTTGACTATGTAATGGAAGATAATAGACGAAGCACAAATCAGATTATTGACATATTAAATACTGTACGTTTAGACATAAAGCAGAATAAATACAAGAATGAGGAGGGCGATAAACCTACAATTATCGTTGGTGAAATGCTTGCTTCGCTTAAAAAAGCTAAAGAGATGAGTAATAACGAACCTGTAAATTCGTTATCGAGGATAAATATTACTTCAAATGTTATGAAGAAAGAAATTAGTGGTACCATATTTAACGATAAATTAATTGAAGAATTAACTGCTAAGGATACACCTACTAGTAGTAATAAGTATAGAAGTAAAGTAGTTGCAGCTTGTCTAAAGGCCACTGAATTTGCTCGTGAAGGCAAATATAAGTATGCAATAAAAGAATTAGAGCAAATAAGTAAAGATGAACACGACAAACATAAACGGAGAAAAGTGGCTTTAAGTCACATTTGTTTACTCTTGTCAAAATACAATGAATTCAAAGACCAATCATTGTTTGATTTTTATTCAGTCGTAAAAAGTAATATTAAAGCTGATATATCTAAATTAGCAAATGGCGCAGCTAAAACTTTTTATGAAGGTCATAGTTATCAAGAACTAGCATTGTGTGTAAAGATTGATGAGGATATTAGTAGACACAAAACTATTCATAAATCAAAAGGTGATGAATTTAATAATGTATTAGTTGTTTTAAGAGACGAAAGTGACATTGAATTTTTATTATCCCCCAATTTGAATGATAAAGAAGAGCAAAGAATAAACTATGTAGCGATAAGCCGGGCCATTAAACGATTATATATAAATATACCTACATTGTCTGAAGATAACATGACAAAATTGAAGTTAATGTTCGGAATTGTAACGGTTTAA
- a CDS encoding NACHT domain-containing protein has product MNVWMRSDIVITVNWDKFNIKNADKEDAFERMCRHLFMRKFQISGYDFAANYNQAGLETEPINSGDKFYGFQCKYSTSHNSTSFYNQVYKSLIIAFNLYNGRLNEIYIYSNLDIQPECTDEELANSSSNTSRVKIQRKSKELNITLRWIKEENFSEILNEVGNLDIYRLYFSAQNEIAFIDSSISVEERTFLKSNSFLELPINGDEQSKSQKEILNNKLSILLGYAGTGKTEIMKKMYLDCSEKFLENYSKSANLTGVALPVFIRIRECVVGDLESLIRHRQQDYNIAFGDNGQKFIYFFDGLDEVNINDFDKIVSSIKNIKNRATTTSIIVSSRLNSPNLTYLYREMRPEKYKINALDQRTIDQYFTLKGVETKKEKYETIKSYIQKLLMEIEDIFSVKLLWNTIEIVDESTTKIDLISQTSDQLIHNYSKLSTLNLPEVKTMCIEEILQNVSLSLQKHRSLNISIDDLQNIINSTYMSLTYIETDLIITALSEMFFDVADIESSQNIYTYKHRRYHEYFLYKKLKGIFYNDPFIFRELGLLPDKDFILNIFLLQELKESIQNRDILKNLALRFFEGVLGRRLLVWI; this is encoded by the coding sequence ATGAATGTTTGGATGAGGAGTGATATTGTGATTACTGTTAATTGGGACAAGTTTAATATTAAAAATGCAGACAAAGAAGATGCATTTGAAAGAATGTGTAGACATCTGTTCATGCGAAAATTTCAAATCAGCGGATATGATTTTGCAGCAAATTATAACCAAGCAGGATTAGAAACCGAGCCAATCAACTCGGGGGATAAATTTTATGGGTTTCAATGCAAATATTCTACAAGTCACAACTCCACTTCATTTTATAATCAGGTTTATAAATCTTTAATAATAGCATTTAATCTATATAATGGAAGGTTGAATGAGATATATATTTACTCCAATCTTGATATTCAACCAGAATGTACAGATGAAGAGTTGGCTAATAGTAGCTCAAACACATCCCGAGTTAAAATTCAAAGAAAATCGAAAGAGCTCAATATAACATTACGCTGGATAAAGGAAGAAAACTTTTCCGAAATTCTAAATGAAGTTGGAAATCTTGATATATACCGACTTTATTTCTCTGCCCAAAACGAAATTGCGTTTATTGACTCATCCATATCAGTAGAAGAAAGGACATTCTTAAAATCGAACTCTTTCTTAGAGTTACCCATTAATGGAGATGAACAAAGTAAATCACAAAAAGAGATTCTCAACAATAAATTGAGCATTCTCCTTGGCTATGCAGGAACAGGAAAAACCGAAATTATGAAGAAAATGTATTTGGATTGTTCAGAGAAATTCTTAGAAAATTATTCAAAATCAGCAAATCTTACAGGCGTAGCATTACCTGTATTCATAAGGATAAGAGAGTGTGTAGTGGGCGACTTGGAATCCCTCATAAGACACAGACAGCAAGATTATAATATTGCCTTTGGAGATAATGGTCAGAAATTCATTTATTTTTTCGACGGACTAGATGAAGTGAATATTAATGATTTTGATAAAATTGTATCCTCAATAAAAAATATAAAAAATCGTGCTACCACAACTTCTATTATTGTTTCATCAAGACTCAACTCTCCTAACTTAACATACTTATATAGAGAAATGCGTCCTGAAAAATACAAAATTAATGCCTTAGATCAAAGAACTATAGATCAATACTTTACTCTAAAGGGTGTGGAAACCAAAAAAGAAAAATATGAAACGATTAAAAGTTATATACAAAAGTTGTTAATGGAAATAGAAGATATATTCTCTGTTAAATTGCTTTGGAATACAATTGAAATAGTAGATGAATCAACAACTAAAATTGACTTAATCTCCCAGACTTCTGATCAATTAATTCACAATTATAGCAAATTATCAACCTTAAACCTACCAGAAGTCAAAACTATGTGCATTGAAGAGATACTCCAGAATGTTTCGTTATCTTTACAAAAACATCGAAGCTTAAACATCTCAATCGATGATTTACAGAATATCATTAATTCCACTTATATGAGCTTAACATATATAGAAACAGATTTAATTATTACGGCATTGTCTGAAATGTTCTTTGATGTAGCAGATATTGAAAGTAGTCAGAACATATATACATACAAGCACAGACGATATCATGAATATTTTTTGTATAAGAAGTTAAAGGGAATTTTCTACAACGATCCTTTTATTTTTAGGGAATTAGGACTCTTGCCTGATAAAGATTTTATTCTTAACATCTTTTTGCTTCAGGAGTTGAAAGAAAGTATTCAAAATAGAGATATTTTAAAAAATCTCGCTCTACGTTTTTTTGAAGGCGTACTTGGGAGAAGATTATTGGTATGGATATAA
- a CDS encoding isochorismatase family cysteine hydrolase, which translates to MTKTYGKEITGLLLVDPYNDFLSTEGKAYPRHKEISESVNLLEHLKAIVDSVRKVGIRVFYVPHHRSEPNDFDTWLYPNPNQVRAKKSQIFAKGTWGGEFHPDFQPQKGDVIIKEHWASSGFANTDLDHQLKMHGLQKVIIIGLLANTCIEATARFGMELGYHVTLVKDATAAYSQEAMHSAHEVNGPTFAHAIVTTEELLAQL; encoded by the coding sequence ATGACAAAAACCTACGGTAAAGAAATTACGGGCTTATTATTAGTTGACCCCTATAATGATTTCTTATCTACTGAAGGTAAAGCTTATCCTCGTCACAAAGAAATATCAGAATCCGTAAACCTGCTTGAACATCTAAAAGCGATCGTTGATAGTGTTCGAAAAGTCGGCATTCGTGTTTTTTATGTTCCCCATCATCGATCTGAACCGAATGATTTCGATACTTGGTTGTATCCAAATCCCAATCAGGTCAGAGCAAAAAAATCGCAAATATTTGCAAAAGGTACTTGGGGTGGGGAATTTCATCCCGATTTTCAACCTCAAAAGGGTGACGTTATTATCAAAGAGCATTGGGCTAGCAGCGGATTTGCAAACACGGACTTGGATCATCAACTGAAAATGCATGGCTTACAAAAGGTTATCATTATCGGTTTATTAGCCAATACATGCATCGAAGCGACCGCTCGCTTCGGCATGGAACTTGGTTACCATGTCACGCTGGTTAAAGATGCTACAGCGGCTTATAGTCAAGAGGCTATGCACTCGGCGCATGAAGTTAATGGGCCTACGTTTGCTCACGCTATTGTAACAACTGAAGAACTTCTTGCTCAACTGTAA
- a CDS encoding organic hydroperoxide resistance protein, with protein sequence MDKMENKLYTATVIVEGGRAGKAVSSDGALDVDLKIPQELGGPGGHGTNPEQLFAAGFAACFEGAMGVVLRKKKIKSEGIKITSSVTIGKDANDNFVLSVFMDISIKNVETSVAKQIVEEAHDVCPYSRATRGNIEVITNVVG encoded by the coding sequence ATGGATAAAATGGAAAATAAATTGTACACAGCTACCGTAATAGTAGAAGGCGGAAGGGCAGGCAAAGCGGTATCCAGCGATGGTGCCCTTGATGTGGACCTGAAAATCCCCCAGGAATTAGGGGGGCCCGGCGGACACGGAACGAACCCAGAGCAACTGTTCGCAGCCGGATTTGCCGCATGTTTTGAAGGTGCGATGGGCGTTGTTCTGAGAAAAAAGAAAATCAAATCTGAAGGCATAAAAATAACGTCGAGTGTTACGATTGGCAAGGATGCAAACGATAACTTTGTGTTATCAGTATTTATGGACATCTCTATTAAGAATGTAGAAACGAGCGTCGCGAAACAAATCGTCGAGGAAGCCCACGATGTTTGCCCTTATTCCCGAGCAACTCGCGGTAATATCGAAGTCATCACGAACGTGGTAGGTTAA